The genomic interval ATGGTCCTTCAGGGAGACGTGCACGGTCATGGCCGCGGTCCTTCTCAGGCGAGAGAGACGACAGCCCTCGTGCCGGGGCATTAGCCCACGGCCGGTCGGGACGCTTTCAGGAGAGTGAAGCCCGCCCGGTCACCCGGGCGGGAGGAGCGTCAGATGCAGACGCTAGCCAGCGGCGCGAAGCCGTTGAAGCCGACCGTGGAATAGGTCGTGGTGTAGGCGCCGGTCGCCTCGATCAGCACCTTGTCGCCGATGGAGAGCGACACGGGCAGGTCGTAGGGCTTCTTCTCGTACATCACGTCGACCGAATCGCAGGTCGGGCCGGCCAGCACGCAAGGAGCGACGGCGTCGCCGTCGCGATCCGTGCGGATCGGATAGCGGATCGCCTCGTCCATGGTCTCGGCGAGGCCATGGAACTTGCCGATGTCGAGATAGACCCAGCGCACCTCGTCCTCGTCCGACTTCTTCGAGATGAGCACGACCTCGGACTCGATGATGCCGGCATTGCCGACCATGCCGCGACCCGGCTCGATGATCGTCTCCGGGATGCGGTTGCCGAAATGCTTGGTCAGCGCCTCGAAGATGGACGCGCCATAGGCTTCCGCCGCCGGAACGTCCTTGAGGTAGCGGGTCGGGAAGCCGCCGCCCATGTTGACCATCTTCAGCTCGATGCCGCGCTCGGCGAGCGTGGCAAAGATCGAGGAAGCGGTCGTCAGGGCCTCGTCCCAGGCGCCCATGTTGGTCTGCTGCGAGCCGACATGGAACGACAGGCCGTAGGCGACGAGGCCGAGCCGGTGGGCGTGCTCGAGGACGCGCGGGGCCATCTCCGCCGCGCAGCCGAACTTGCGGGAGAGCGGCCACTCGGCGCCCTCGCAGTCCTGCAGGAAGCGGCAGAAGACCTTGACGTCCTTGGCGCCGATGGCGGCGGCCTGGCGGGCGATCTTCTCGACCTCGGCCTCGCAATCGACGGCGAAGAGACGCACGCCGTACTGGAGGGCACGGGCGACGTCCTTCTCCTTCTTGATCGTGTTGCCGAAGGAGACGCGGTCGGCGGCGACGCCGGTGGCGAGCGCCTGCTCGATCTCGACCACGGAAGCGCAGTCGAAGCAGGAGCCCATCTCGGCGAGGAGGTTGAGGATCTCCGGCGCCGGATTGGCCTTCACCGCGTAGAACACGCGGGTGTCGGGCAGGGCGCGGGCGAATTTGGTGAAGTTCTCGGCGACGACCTCGAGGTCGACGACGAGGATCGGGCCATCCTCACGGCGGTTGCGGAGGAACTCGCGGATGCGGTCGGTCATTGTAATCCCCCCAAGCCCTCGCTCTCGAGGACCCTCAAAGGGTTGAACCCATGGGCGGCGTTCGCTTTCCGGGTCCGCTGTGGAGACGGAACACCGGTGGCGTCGACCACCCGATGACGTTCGCCGAGACATTGCGATCGAGGCCGGGCTGGACACCCGTCAGCGATAGCGACGCCTTCGATTGGATTGGGGAGTTCCCGATCCGCACGGCCGGCAAGAAGAACAAGCCTCTTCGGTAGCTGGCTCTGGACACCAGCTGAGACCAAAAAAGCCCGATCGTCGTTGCTTCAAGTCGCGTCCCCTGCGGAGGGCAGGGTTCGCCGGTTTCGCCTCCGGCTGCCGGTTAGGTTATCGAAGACCCCGCGTCTTGCGACGCCCCTGGAACACGGCCCGGTAGGTCCCGGCGCATTCCCAAGTCTTCGGGCGGCTGTCCGGCCTCTTGTCCGGATGCCCACCAACCGGCACGCAACCACAGGCACGTGCGAAATTGGGCAAGGGGGTAGATATCAGATTCCGCCCGGGGTGCAAGTGGATTTTCCGCTCCGGAAAAAAGAAAATTGCCTTGGCCGGCCATCAGCTTAACATCCGTTCATCGGATCGCCGGCTAAGCGTTCTGCAATGGACATTTCGACGCAGCGCCGCATAGGTTTGGAACACCGCGGCTGATCCGGCCCGGTGCCGAGGGGAGACGACACACGCATGGCCGCCGCGGTTGAGCTCGCAGCCTATAAGGACGCGCTGATCATCCTCGCCTCGACGGCGGTGACGGTCCCCCTGCTCAAGCGCATCGGCATCAGCCCCGCCCTCGCCTTCCTGAGCATCGGCCTCATCGCCGGGCCGTCGGTGCTCGGCGGCCTCTCCGCCACCTATCCCTGGCTCGCCTGGTTCGCCGTCTCCGACAGCAAGCAGATGGCCGCCTTCGCCGAACTCGGCGTTGTCTTCCTGCTCTTCCTCATCGGCCTCGAACTCTCCTACGAGCGCCTCACCCGCATGAAGAAGCTGGTGCTCGGCCTCGGTTCGCTGCAGGTGCTGGTCACGGCCTCCATCATCGTCCTTGCCGCCTGGTGGCTCGGCCGGCCAGTCGCCGCCGCCCTCATCATCGGCGGCGGCCTGGCGCTCTCGTCCACCGCCGTGGTGGTGGAATATCTCGCCGAGCAGCGGCGGCTCACCACCACGACCGGCCGCGCCACCTTCGCCATCCTGCTGATGCAGGATCTCGCGGTGATCCCCCTGCTCTTCCTCGTCGTCGCCCTGTCGCAGCGGGGCGAGGAGGGTTCAGTCCTCTTCGGCCTCGCCATGGCCCTCGTCCAGGGCGCCGCGGCCGTCGCCATCGTCGTGCTGGTCGGACGGCGGGTCCTGCGCCCGTTCCTGCGTCTGGTCGCGGCGATGCACGAGCCGCAGGTCTTCACCGCGGCCGCCATCCTCATCGCCATCGGCACCGGGCTGCTCACCGCCGCCTTCGGCGTCTCCATGGCGCTCGGCGCCTTCGTCGCCGGCCTGCTCATCGCCGAGACGGAATTCCGCCGCGCCATCGAGGCGACGCTGGAGCCCTTCAAGGGCATCCTGCTCGGCGTCTTCTTCTTCTCGGTGGGCCTGTCGCTGGACCTGCCCGCCGTCATCGCCAGCCCGGGCACCTTCGGCGCCGCTCTGGCTGCGCTCATCGTGCTGAAGATCGCCGTCATCGTGCCGCTGGGCCGCGCCTTCGGCCTCAGCTGGATCGTCGCCTTCCGCACCGCGCTGCTGCTCGGGCCGGCGGGCGAATTCGCCTTCGTCCTGATGCAGCAGGCGACGGGAAGCGGCGTTGTCGCACCCGAGGTCGGCTCCTTCATCGTCACGCTGACGGCGCTGAGCATGGCGACCGTGCCCTTCCTCGACAAGCTCGGCGCCCTCGTCGCCCGCCGCGTCGAAAAGAAGGCGGCGCCCGACCCCGAGCTCACCGTCGCCCCTCCCGTGGCGACTGGTCGCCGCGTCATCGTCGTCGGCTATGGCCGCGTCGGCCAGCTCGTCTGCGAGATGCTGAAGACCCACGGCGTGCCCTATATCGCCGTCGACCGCGACGCCCGCGAGATCGCCGATCTCCGCCGCCAAGGGCACGACGTCTATTTCGGCGATGCCAACAACCACGCCTTCCTGGAACAGTGTGGCGTGCGCGACGCCGCATCCCTCGTGCTCACGCTGCACACGGAGGGCGCGCTCGACGAGATCGCGCAGATTGCCCGCGCCCTGAACCCGAAGCTCACCATCATCGCCCGCGCCCGCGACGCCGACCACGCCAAGCGCCTCTACCGCCTTGGCGTGACCGACGCGGTCCCCGAGACGATCGAGGCGAGCCTGCAGCTCTCCGAAGCCGTGCTCTTCGACCTCGGCGTCCCCGCCGGCAAGGTCATCGCATCGGTGCACGAGCGTCGCGACGTGTTCCGCCGCGAACTCCAGGACGCCGGCGTGGACGAGGCGCGGGTGCGCAATGCGGTGCGCTCCAGCCATCCCGGATCCGGCGTCCGCGGTGCCCCCTTGCCGGCGGAGCGAAGCTGAGCCATCATCGGATGCTTCTTCGACGGCCCTCCGCCTTTCTCCGACGGGGGGCCGTATCCGTTCCGCAAGGCCTCATGGCATCGAGGACAGGATGAGCGTCAACAAGTCGGGTCACATCAGGCTGACCTCGCATCCGGGCGCCGGCACGCCCTCCCGCTTCGCCCTGAACTGGGGCGCCGCCGATCCCCGACAGCGCGGCCCCGTGGTCGCCACCGTCAATGCCGGCCCCGATCGCAACGCCATCGGCACCCATGGCGGCTCCTATGCGCTCTATCGGGCACTCGCCGTCTCCGCCGGCGCGCTCAATCCGATCCAGCGGCCCGATCTCACCAACACCCACCCCGTGGTGAATATCGGGCCCTTCCCGCAATGGTCCGAGCCCGGCCGCATCGTGTCGATCGATCCCTTCGGCCACCTCGTCGGCGAGATCTTCCGCCCCGAAATCGCCGAGGGCGTCGACATCCGCCCCTCCATCGCCATCACCAAGGCGCGGCTGACCCTGCCCGAGCTGAAGGACGCCATCGGCACGCGGCTGCCGGTCGACGGCACGATCGTCCGCGACAGCGGCGACATTGCCTGCGTGAAGATCGCCATCGACCCGGTCTGGTACCTGCCCGGCATCGCCGAGCGCTTCGGCACCTCGGAGACCAACCTGCGCCGCACCCTCTTCGAGCAGACCGGCGGCATGTATCCCGAACTGGTGACGCGCCCGGACATGAGCGTCTTCCTGCCGCCCATCGGCAACACCACCGTCTATCTCTTCGGCGATGTGGCGAAGCTCGGCGACCCCAGCACCTTCATTTCCGGCCGGCTCCACGACGAATGCAACGGCTCCGACGTCTTCGGCTCGGACATCTGCACCTGCCGCCCCTATCTCGTGCACGGCATCGAGGAGGCGGCCCGCGACGCCCAGAAGGGCGGCGTCGGCTTCATCGTCTATAACCGCAAGGAAGGCCGGGCCCTCGGCGAGGTGACGAAGTTCCTCGTCTACAATGCCCGCAAGCGGCAGGAAGGCGGCGACCAAGCCGCCACCTATTTCGAGCGCACCGAATGCGTCGCCGGCGTGCAGGACGCGCGGTTCCAGCAGCTGATGCCCGACGTCATGCACTGGCTTGGCATCCGCCGCATCGACCGCTTCATGTCCATGTCGAACATGAAATACGACGCTCTTGTCGCCGCTGGCGTCGACGTGGTGGAGCGCGTGCCGATCCCGGCCGAACTCGTCCCCGATGACGCCTCCGTGGAGATGGAGGCGAAGAAGGCCGCCGGCTATTTCACCCCGGCCCCGCCGCCCTCGCAGGACGACCTCACCCGCGTCGTCGGCCGCAAGATCGAAGATTTCTGATGCCGTTTGTTGTCGGAATGGCGCCGTGCGAACGCGATGCCGTCGTCATGCCCCACCCGCACCCTCCCCTCTCTGCGCGAGGGGAGGGAGACCACGATGGCCCGCCGCGGCCTGACCGGTTGGGCCAGGCCCAACCGCTGACAGCCTTGCAGGACGTCAAAGTCCCCTCCCTGCGCCAGCGGGGAGGGTGAGGGTGGGGCATTCGACTCGCCGCGACCTCTCTGCCTTGTCCCCGGAGCCCTGCTGATGGCCTTCGCCATGCTCGACGCACCGCGCGCCGCCCGCGCGCTGCTGACCGCTTCCGCCGTGCGCGAGCGCTCGGCCAAGATGCTCGACCTCGGCATGGCCGGGGAGCTCTCCGCCTTCACCGTGGACATGGACCGCCTGCCCGCGGCGGCCGATCTCGTGGTCGAGGTGATCCGCGGCAACTATCCGGATCTCGCCATCCCGTTTCATGCCCGCTGGCGGCATTTCCGCGCCGGCCCGCATGATCTTGGCGCGGACCTTCTCGCCCGCATCGCCGATCCGGCGGAGCGCGGCCGCACCGCCTTCGACCTCGCCATCGTCTCGGTCCTGCTCGATGCCGGCGCCGGCATGGCCTGGCGCTATCGCGACGCGGCGACCGGCGTCGAACTGTCGAAATCGGAAGGCCTGGCGGTCGCCTCGCTGCGCATGTTCGAGGCCGGCGCCTTCGCCGACGATGGCGTGAGCGCCCGCGCCGATGCCGCCCGCCTCGCCGCCCTCACCGCCGGGGACATCGCCCGCGGCTTCCAGGTCTCTGACACCAACCCGCTGGTCGGCCTCGAGGGCCGCGCCAGCCTCCTCGCCCGCCTCGGCACCACGGCGAGCGCGAACCCGCAGGTCTTCGCCACCCGCGACACGCCCCGCCCCGGCGGCCTTTTCGACCATCTGGCAGCCCAGGCCGAGGGCGGCCGCCTGCCAGCCACCGCCATCCTCGCAGGCGTCCTCGCCCATCTCGGTCCGATCTGGCCAAGCCGCGTCACCCTCGGCGGCATTGCGCTGGGCGATTGCTGGCACCATGCGAAGATCCGCGCAGGCGATGCCAGCGACGGGCTCATCCCCTTCCACAAGCTGTCGCAATGGCTCTCCTATTCGCTCATCGAGCCGCTGGAGAGCGCCGGCATCACCGTCACCCACATCGACGGGCTGACCGGCCTGCCGGAATATCGCAATGGCGGGCTCTTCGTGGACATGGGCGTGCTCGCCCTGCGCGATCCCGCCGCCGCGACCGCGGCCAACACCGTCGACAGCGCCCTGGTCGTCGAATGGCGCGGTCTTACCGTCGCTCTCCTCGATGCCATCGCGCCGCTGGTGCGCCAGCGCCTCGGCCTGTCAGCCGAGGCCTTCCCGCTCGCCCGCGTGCTCGAAGGCGGAACCTGGGCCGCCGGCCGACGCCTCGCCCGCGAGCGCCGCGACGATGGCGGCCCACCGATCCGGGTCGTCAGCGACGGGACCGTCTTCTAAGATGCGCAGGATAGAGAAGGGCCTGGAGGGCGCATGAACACCGTGACCGTCGTCGATCATCCGCTGGTGCAGCACAAGCTCACCCTGATGCGCGACAAGAACCGCTCCACCAAGGGCTTCCGCCAGCTGCTGCACGAGATCGGCATGCTGCTCTGCTACGAGGTGACGCGCGACCTGCCGCTCGAAATGACGGAGATCGAGACGCCGCTCCAGACGATGATGGCGCCGCAGATCGGCGGCAAGAAGCTGGTCTTCGCGCCGATCCTGCGCGCCGGTCTCGGCTTCGTCGACGGCATGCTGGAGCTCGTCCCCTCCGCCCGCGTCGCCCATATCGGCCTCTACCGCGACCCCGCGACCCTCACGGCCGTCGAGTACTATTTCAAGGCGCCTGAAGACGTCGCCGACCGTCTCGTCATCGTCATCGACCCGATGCTGGCGACGGCCAATTCGGCGATCGCGGCGGTGGAGCGGCTGAAGGAGCGCGGCGTGCAGAACCTGCGCTTCGTCTGCCTGCTGGCCGCCCCCGAGGGTGTCGCCAAGTTCCACGCTCACCATCCCGATGTCGGCATCTGGACGGCGTCCATCGACAGCCACCTGAACGACCACGGCTATATCGTGCCGGGTCTCGGCGATGCGGGCGACCGCATGTTTGGCACGAAGTAGCGCGTTCGGGCGGTCATGGCGCGGGCGGTCGACGGACTGGGGGGCATCATCGCCGGCGGAAGGCCGGTGCGTGTCGGCATTCTGCTCTTCCCCGAGGTCGAGGTG from Phreatobacter oligotrophus carries:
- a CDS encoding type III PLP-dependent enzyme, with translation MTDRIREFLRNRREDGPILVVDLEVVAENFTKFARALPDTRVFYAVKANPAPEILNLLAEMGSCFDCASVVEIEQALATGVAADRVSFGNTIKKEKDVARALQYGVRLFAVDCEAEVEKIARQAAAIGAKDVKVFCRFLQDCEGAEWPLSRKFGCAAEMAPRVLEHAHRLGLVAYGLSFHVGSQQTNMGAWDEALTTASSIFATLAERGIELKMVNMGGGFPTRYLKDVPAAEAYGASIFEALTKHFGNRIPETIIEPGRGMVGNAGIIESEVVLISKKSDEDEVRWVYLDIGKFHGLAETMDEAIRYPIRTDRDGDAVAPCVLAGPTCDSVDVMYEKKPYDLPVSLSIGDKVLIEATGAYTTTYSTVGFNGFAPLASVCI
- a CDS encoding cation:proton antiporter yields the protein MAAAVELAAYKDALIILASTAVTVPLLKRIGISPALAFLSIGLIAGPSVLGGLSATYPWLAWFAVSDSKQMAAFAELGVVFLLFLIGLELSYERLTRMKKLVLGLGSLQVLVTASIIVLAAWWLGRPVAAALIIGGGLALSSTAVVVEYLAEQRRLTTTTGRATFAILLMQDLAVIPLLFLVVALSQRGEEGSVLFGLAMALVQGAAAVAIVVLVGRRVLRPFLRLVAAMHEPQVFTAAAILIAIGTGLLTAAFGVSMALGAFVAGLLIAETEFRRAIEATLEPFKGILLGVFFFSVGLSLDLPAVIASPGTFGAALAALIVLKIAVIVPLGRAFGLSWIVAFRTALLLGPAGEFAFVLMQQATGSGVVAPEVGSFIVTLTALSMATVPFLDKLGALVARRVEKKAAPDPELTVAPPVATGRRVIVVGYGRVGQLVCEMLKTHGVPYIAVDRDAREIADLRRQGHDVYFGDANNHAFLEQCGVRDAASLVLTLHTEGALDEIAQIARALNPKLTIIARARDADHAKRLYRLGVTDAVPETIEASLQLSEAVLFDLGVPAGKVIASVHERRDVFRRELQDAGVDEARVRNAVRSSHPGSGVRGAPLPAERS
- a CDS encoding GTP cyclohydrolase II; the protein is MSVNKSGHIRLTSHPGAGTPSRFALNWGAADPRQRGPVVATVNAGPDRNAIGTHGGSYALYRALAVSAGALNPIQRPDLTNTHPVVNIGPFPQWSEPGRIVSIDPFGHLVGEIFRPEIAEGVDIRPSIAITKARLTLPELKDAIGTRLPVDGTIVRDSGDIACVKIAIDPVWYLPGIAERFGTSETNLRRTLFEQTGGMYPELVTRPDMSVFLPPIGNTTVYLFGDVAKLGDPSTFISGRLHDECNGSDVFGSDICTCRPYLVHGIEEAARDAQKGGVGFIVYNRKEGRALGEVTKFLVYNARKRQEGGDQAATYFERTECVAGVQDARFQQLMPDVMHWLGIRRIDRFMSMSNMKYDALVAAGVDVVERVPIPAELVPDDASVEMEAKKAAGYFTPAPPPSQDDLTRVVGRKIEDF
- a CDS encoding URC4/urg3 family protein, whose protein sequence is MLDAPRAARALLTASAVRERSAKMLDLGMAGELSAFTVDMDRLPAAADLVVEVIRGNYPDLAIPFHARWRHFRAGPHDLGADLLARIADPAERGRTAFDLAIVSVLLDAGAGMAWRYRDAATGVELSKSEGLAVASLRMFEAGAFADDGVSARADAARLAALTAGDIARGFQVSDTNPLVGLEGRASLLARLGTTASANPQVFATRDTPRPGGLFDHLAAQAEGGRLPATAILAGVLAHLGPIWPSRVTLGGIALGDCWHHAKIRAGDASDGLIPFHKLSQWLSYSLIEPLESAGITVTHIDGLTGLPEYRNGGLFVDMGVLALRDPAAATAANTVDSALVVEWRGLTVALLDAIAPLVRQRLGLSAEAFPLARVLEGGTWAAGRRLARERRDDGGPPIRVVSDGTVF
- the upp gene encoding uracil phosphoribosyltransferase, with the protein product MNTVTVVDHPLVQHKLTLMRDKNRSTKGFRQLLHEIGMLLCYEVTRDLPLEMTEIETPLQTMMAPQIGGKKLVFAPILRAGLGFVDGMLELVPSARVAHIGLYRDPATLTAVEYYFKAPEDVADRLVIVIDPMLATANSAIAAVERLKERGVQNLRFVCLLAAPEGVAKFHAHHPDVGIWTASIDSHLNDHGYIVPGLGDAGDRMFGTK